In the Taeniopygia guttata chromosome 12, bTaeGut7.mat, whole genome shotgun sequence genome, one interval contains:
- the OXTR gene encoding oxytocin receptor — protein MEKLYLAGSSTWIINSSLGNGSLRLGNLSAGRNSTADPLKRNEDMAKVEVTVLCLILFLALTGNLCVLLAIHTTRHKHSRMYFFMKHLSIADLVVAIFQVLPQLIWDITFRFYGPDFLCRLIKYLQVVGMFASTYMLLLMSLDRCWAICQPLRSLHRRADRVSVLLTWLLCLLVSIPQIHIFSLRDVGNGVYDCWADFIQPWGPKAYVTWITLMVYIIPVLMLSICYGLISFKIWQNVKLKTAHGPSVGLGSGSRGGMVFARVSSTRLISKAKIRTVKMTFIIVLAFIVCWTPFFFVQMWSVWDTNAPQEASPFIIAMLLASLNSCCNPWIYMLYTGHLFHDLMRRLLCCSTRYLKSRPACELSKKSNSSSFVLSCRGTSQRSFVQPPAT, from the exons ATGGAGAAGCTGTACCTGGCGGGGAGCAGCACCTGGATCATCAACAGCTCCCTGGGGAACGGCAGCCTCCGCCTGGGGAACCTGAGCGCCGGCAGGAACAGCACCGCCGACCCCCTGAAGAGGAATGAGGACATGGCCAAGGTGGAGGTGACAGTCCTGTGCCTCATCCTGTTCCTCGCCCTGACCGGCAACCTGTGCGTGCTCCTGGCCATCCACACCACCCGCCACAAGCATTCCCGCATGTACTTCTTCATGAAGCACCTGAGCATCGCCGACCTGGTCGTGGCCATCTTCCAGGTGCTGCCCCAGCTCATCTGGGACATCACCTTCAGGTTCTACGGGCCAGACTTCCTCTGCCGCTTGATCAAGTACTTGCAGGTGGTGGGAATGTTCGCTTCCACCTACATGCTCCTGCTGATGTCCCTGGACCGGTGCTGGGCCATCTGTCAGCCGCTGAGGTCCCTGCACAGGAGAGCTGACCGGGTCTCTGTCCTCCTcacctggctgctctgcctgctggtCAGCATCCCTCagatccacatattttctctaaGGGATGTGGGCAATGGGGTTTATGACTGTTGGGCAGATTtcatccagccctggggaccGAAAGCCTATGTTACCTGGATCACCCTCATGGTCTATATCATCCCTGTGTTGATGCTGAGCATCTGCTACGGCTTAATCAGCTTCAAAATCTGGCAGAACGTGAAGCTGAAGACGGCTCACGGGCCCAGCGTGGGTCTGGGCTCGGGCTCCCGCGGCGGGATGGTGTTTGCCAGGGTCAGCAGCACCAGGCTCATCTCCAAAGCCAAGATTCGGACAGTCAAAATGACCTTTATCATCGTGCTGGCGTTCATAGTGTGCTGGACTCCCTTCTTCTTCGTGCAGATGTGGTCTGTGTGGGACACCAACGCCCCGCAGGAAG CCTCCCCCTTCATCATCGCCATGCTCCTGGCCAGCCTCAACAGCTGCTGCAACCCCTGGATCTACATGCTCTACACCGGGCACCTCTTCCACGACCTGATGCGCcgcctcctctgctgctccacgCGCTACCTGAAGTCGCGGCCGGCGTGTGAGCTGAGCAAGAAGAGCAACTCCTCGTCCTTCGTCCTCAGCTGCCGGGGCACGAGCCAGAGGAGCTTCGTGCAGCCGCCCGCGACGTGA
- the CAV3 gene encoding caveolin-3: protein MAEEHGELQERIIAKDQHTKEIDLVNRDPRHINEDVVKVDFEDVIAEPVGTYSFDGVWKTSYTTFTVSKYWCYRLLSAVLGIPLAVIWGFLFALISFCHIWAVVPCIKSYLIEIQCVSRIYSLCIHTFCDPLFEALAKICSNIRVAVRKEI, encoded by the exons ATGGCAGAGGAGCACGGCGAGCTGCAGGAGCGGATCATCGCCAAGGACCAGCACACCAAGGAGATCGACCTGGTCAACAGAGACCCCAGGCACATCAACGAGGACGTGGTGAAG GTGGATTTTGAGGATGTGATAGCTGAGCCCGTGGGAACTTACAGCTTCGACGGCGTCTGGAAAACCAGCTACACCACCTTCACCGTCAGCAAGTACTGGTGCTACCGGCTGCTCTCTGCCGTCCTGGGCATCCCCCTGGCCGTCATCTGGGGCTTCCTCTTCGCCCTCATCTCCTTCTGCCACATCTGGGCAGTGGTGCCCTGCATCAAGAGCTACCTGATCGAGATCCAGTGTGTCAGCCGGATCTACTCCCTCTGCATCCACACCTTCTGTGACCCGCTCTTCGAGGCGCTCGCCAAGATCTGCAGCAACATCCGAGTTGCTGTCCGGAAGGAGATTTag